In the genome of Luteitalea pratensis, the window CTGTTCGAACCCGACCCATTCACGAGCCAGGACGAACGAGACGATGAGGTCATGCGCGTCGTGGCGTGGTCAGACGCGACTGCCGAGCGAACGGAACTGGAGAGGTTGCTCGAGCTCGCCCGGCAGGTGCCGCCCGCTGGCCGGAAACTCGGATGCGTACGGCGCCTGGTGCGGCGATGTCGCGAGCCAGTGGTGGTCTTCACGGCGTTCCTCGACACGCTGCGGGCGCTCCGCGCCCTGCTGCCGGCCGAAGGCGTGGTGATGGTGCACGGCGAACAGCCGGACGCCCTGCGCGCTCATGCGATCCGGTCGTTCACCGTGGGTGATGCTGCGGTGCTGCTGGCCACCGACACGGCCGCCGAGGGCCTTAACCTCCACGCGCGGTGCCGTCTCGTGGTCCATGCCGAGGTCCCCTCGTCGAGCCGCATCTTCGAGCAGCGCACGGGCCGGCTGGATCGCTATGGCCAGTCCCGCCGCGTCCACGCGGTCATCATCTCCAGCCTGACACGTGAGGACCGCGAGGCCATGGAGCGCCTGCAGGCGCGGACGCAGCGCGACAAGCAGTGGATCGCAGGCGCAGGGGCGACCACTTGCAGACGCACCGCCGTGGCGGCGCGCAGGTTGGCGCTCGACGTCGCGCAGGAGCGGCCAGCCGCCGGCGCCGCGCCTGAACGCGACCGCGACGTGCCCGCGATTCGCGCGTGCGCGCTACCTCCACGTCGTTGGCGACGACTCGTGTCGCGGCTCGAGCTGCCGATCGGGACGACAGCGGTGTGGACGGCCACCTGGCGCATCGCCGGCGGGCCAGAGCTGTCCGCCTCACGGGTGCCAGTGCTCGTAGCAGGTGACTCCTCCGGACCTCCGGACCTGACGTCGGCGGCGCGGCAGGGAGCAATGCGAGGCAGGGTGACACGGGCCGTATGGCTGGTACGTCGCCTCACCCGCTGGGAGGCCGACGCCGCACGCGCGATCGAAATGGACGAGTCGATGAACGCGATGCCGGACCTGTTTGCCGATGCGCCCCATGGCCATGAAATTCGACCCACCAGGCGCCAGCCGGACCTGTGGGCCACGCTGGAGGGCGAGACGATGATCGGACCCGCTGCCGGTGTGCGATGAGTGCGGCATGGGTGACGGGTGGCCGCGTGTGGTCGCGAGTAGTCGAGCGCCACCTCGCAACGGCACTGCTCCATGGTGCGTCGGAGGAAGCGGCCGCTCGGGCGATGCGACGATGCATCTGCACGTGGCGAGGCGCGAGCGAGACCCTCGGCCCCGCGAGCGGCGCGGCTGCCGTGTGGGAGCACCTCGTGCGACCGTGCGCGGAGGCGCTCGGATGGTCGCCCCGACGCGACGCCGCCGTGCCAGTGGGTGGCATCCACATGCGCGTGGGCGAGGCCGCGCTCGGCCCGGTGCGTCAGCTGCTCGTGGCCATGCCCTGGGGCATGGCGCACGAGGGACTACAGCGCGCAGCGACGCGACTCGGGGCTGCGCGCGATACGCGCTGGGTCGCTGCCTGCAATGGGCAGTCCTGGCGGTGGTACGACGCCACGCGGCCCTATGCGCGCGAGCACATGGCGATCGACCTGGCACACGCGTCGATCGACGCCCGCGTCTGGCAGGTGCTCTGGCTGCTGGGCCAGCTGGTCCGGAGTACGCGCAGTGCCCGGACACCGGACATGCCGTGGCTCGAGCGACTCGTGACCTCGAGCGCCAGCGAAGGTGCGGGGGCGGCGGCGGCGCTGCGCGACGGGGTGTCCTCGGCGCTCGCCGGGCTGGCTCGACGAGCGGACGGCGATCACGACGCGCACGTGATGCTCGTCTTCCAGTGGCTCTTCCTGCTGTTTGCCGAATCCCGCTCGCTGTTGCCCATGTGGCATCCGGCCTATCGCCGGAGCTACGCCGTGTCGTCGCTCGCGCGCGAGAGCGCGCCGACTCGGGTCAGTGCCGTCGGCGTGCACGAGGGCCTCGCGGCCATCGGCCGGCTGGGCCGGGACGGCGCGGAACTCGGGGGACTGACGGTGCGTGCGCTGGGCGGCCCATTGTTCTCGGGCACCCTCAAGGCCCGGCGCTCGGGGCGCATCGCCGACGCGGAACTCGGAACGATGCTGGCACAGCTCACGCACGGGAGCGGCCCGCGAAGCGGAACCCCGATCGACTTCGGCGAACTCGGCGTCGAGCACCTCGGCTCGCTGTACGAGCGCTTGATGTCGCCGCCAGTCGCGGACGGATCGCCGGCGCTGTTGCGCAAGCGCACAGGTGCGTTCTACACGCCGCGCGTCCTTGCCGACATGCTGGTGGAGCGGACGCTCGATCCTCTCGTCCGCGGCGCCTCGTCACGCGAGATCCTCGGCCTGCGCATCCTCGATCCAGCGATGGGAAGCGGCGCGCTGCTCGCGAGTGCCTTGCGCTACCTGGTCGCCGCCGTGGAGGCGGCCTGGATTCGCGAGGGACTCGGCGGCCCGCTCGACGTACCGAGGCACGAGCGCGAGTCGCTGCCACGCTGCATAGCCGAGCAATGCCTCTACGGCGTCGACGTCAACGCCAGGGCGGTGGACGTGGCACGGCTCTCGATCTGGTTGCTCTCGATGGCTCCCGATCGCCCGCTCACGTGGCTGGATGCACATCTGCGCGTCGGCAACAGCCTGGTGGGTACCTCGCCGTCCACGATTCTGTCGCGTCTGCCCGGACGCGACCGATGGCCACGGCGCCGCGCGGATGCCCAGTTGACGCTGTTCGACCTGGAGCAGTGGCATCACGAGGCCGCCGAGATCGGTCCGATGATGGAAGCGCTCGTGGCGCGACCGACCGAGTCCGCCGCTGCGGCCGGCGACAAGTCGCGCGCCCTTGCGAGCCTGCGATCGCGGAAGGTGCTCGCCGCGTGGCGGGCCCGCGCCGATGCCTGGTGTGGCGCGGCAAT includes:
- a CDS encoding Eco57I restriction-modification methylase domain-containing protein, whose protein sequence is MSAAWVTGGRVWSRVVERHLATALLHGASEEAAARAMRRCICTWRGASETLGPASGAAAVWEHLVRPCAEALGWSPRRDAAVPVGGIHMRVGEAALGPVRQLLVAMPWGMAHEGLQRAATRLGAARDTRWVAACNGQSWRWYDATRPYAREHMAIDLAHASIDARVWQVLWLLGQLVRSTRSARTPDMPWLERLVTSSASEGAGAAAALRDGVSSALAGLARRADGDHDAHVMLVFQWLFLLFAESRSLLPMWHPAYRRSYAVSSLARESAPTRVSAVGVHEGLAAIGRLGRDGAELGGLTVRALGGPLFSGTLKARRSGRIADAELGTMLAQLTHGSGPRSGTPIDFGELGVEHLGSLYERLMSPPVADGSPALLRKRTGAFYTPRVLADMLVERTLDPLVRGASSREILGLRILDPAMGSGALLASALRYLVAAVEAAWIREGLGGPLDVPRHERESLPRCIAEQCLYGVDVNARAVDVARLSIWLLSMAPDRPLTWLDAHLRVGNSLVGTSPSTILSRLPGRDRWPRRRADAQLTLFDLEQWHHEAAEIGPMMEALVARPTESAAAAGDKSRALASLRSRKVLAAWRARADAWCGAAMEVDPPTSGLWRAVDEALRVGGASPGAGAAQVYQFTDCWLASADAQHCLHWSLEFPEMFENGRHGFDAVIANPPWEMLRGDLGSGADRTAARNDLAPLLRFVRRSGLYREVGGHVNSYQLFLERMLQLVRPAGRLGCLLPGGMLVDHGAAALRRLVLDRVSVDQLSIFDNRDAIFPIHRSVRIVAMTGTSGGPTEAMLVDDGVLATTAVRTQRATEAPRLLPRTLLRQASGDLEAVPWVRDGDQVRLLGQLLSFPRLGGAHWHLRFGRELNATEDRALLRSGPIPDGGLAVVDGKHLQAFSVCPPDTASWVSVVDAARALPDQRWRQWRLAYRDVSSATNMRSLIAALLPPACVSTHTLFCLRTRLGLPTQLYLCGMLNSLVADWFVRRYLGGHVTTSLIASLPVPKVAATHPLRRRVVRLTARLMRTADDERAQGELQAAAATLYALGQESRATVAADFPRLSPVVRERLLGGE